The following are encoded in a window of Sinorhizobium sojae CCBAU 05684 genomic DNA:
- the repA gene encoding plasmid partitioning protein RepA, with product MNANSPPIAPAQPMHFEDLILEQGDLISKKLHLLSMQQFPPNAKKLLRQFSLSEVAQFLGVSQSTLKKLHLEGKGPLPQTSSSGRRSYSAEQMAELRQYLDQHGRSEARNYVPHRRSGEKLQVIAVVNFKGGSGKTTTAAHLAQYMALTGHRVLAVDLDPQASLSSLHGFQPELDLSPSLYEALRYDDQRRSISEIIQPTNFPGLDIVPANLELQEYEYDTPLAMSNKSSNDGKTFFTRISRALSEVNDRYDVVVIDCPPQLGYLTITALTAATSVLITIHPQMLDVMSMGQFLLMLGGILKPIRDVGAAVNLEWYRYLITRYEPTDGPQAQMVGFMQTLFHQFVLKNQMLKSTAVSDAGITKQTLYEVDKSQMTRSTYERAMDSLNAVNAEIAELVHASWGRKVVS from the coding sequence ATGAACGCTAATTCGCCGCCCATCGCTCCCGCACAGCCGATGCATTTCGAGGATCTCATCCTCGAACAGGGCGATCTGATTTCAAAGAAATTGCATCTTTTAAGCATGCAGCAGTTCCCGCCGAATGCCAAGAAACTGCTTCGCCAGTTCTCGCTCTCGGAAGTGGCGCAGTTCCTCGGCGTCTCTCAAAGTACGCTGAAGAAACTTCATCTTGAGGGAAAAGGCCCCCTCCCCCAGACATCGTCGTCGGGTCGCCGTTCTTATAGTGCTGAGCAGATGGCGGAACTGCGTCAGTATCTCGATCAGCATGGACGATCGGAAGCCAGGAACTACGTGCCGCACCGTCGGTCGGGCGAAAAGCTCCAGGTCATTGCCGTTGTCAATTTCAAGGGCGGTTCGGGAAAGACGACGACGGCCGCCCATCTCGCGCAGTACATGGCGTTGACCGGGCACCGTGTCTTGGCGGTGGACCTCGACCCGCAGGCGTCACTTTCGTCGCTTCACGGTTTTCAGCCCGAACTCGACCTGTCGCCGTCGCTCTATGAGGCGCTCAGATATGACGATCAACGCCGATCGATCAGTGAGATCATCCAGCCTACCAATTTCCCGGGCCTCGATATCGTGCCTGCGAACCTCGAACTTCAGGAGTACGAGTACGACACGCCGCTTGCGATGTCGAACAAGAGCTCGAACGATGGCAAGACCTTCTTCACGCGGATTTCGCGCGCGCTGTCGGAAGTCAACGACCGCTATGACGTTGTCGTCATCGACTGCCCTCCCCAGCTCGGCTATCTCACGATCACCGCGCTGACTGCGGCTACGAGCGTCCTGATCACGATCCATCCACAGATGCTCGACGTCATGTCGATGGGCCAGTTCCTTTTGATGCTGGGCGGGATCCTGAAGCCGATCCGGGATGTGGGTGCTGCGGTCAATCTCGAATGGTATCGCTATCTGATCACCCGGTACGAGCCAACGGATGGGCCGCAGGCGCAGATGGTGGGCTTCATGCAGACCTTGTTCCACCAGTTTGTGCTGAAGAACCAGATGCTGAAATCGACAGCGGTTTCAGACGCCGGAATCACCAAGCAGACCCTTTACGAAGTCGACAAGAGTCAGATGACGCGGTCCACCTATGAGCGCGCGATGGACTCCTTGAACGCAGTCAACGCCGAGATCGCCGAACTCGTCCATGCCTCTTGGGGGAGGAAGGTTGTCAGTTGA
- the repB gene encoding plasmid partitioning protein RepB — protein sequence MARKNLLAGLVDTAEIPHADVAPAYPMRGASKSMVRSLDELSRQAEKFLEGETVVELDPETLDGSFVSDRMGDSSEQFEELKQAIAERGQDTPILVRPHPSAADRYQIVFGHRRARVARELGRKVKAVVKALDDRTHVIAQGQENSARANLSFIERANFASHLEKLGYDRTIIGSALAANAAAISKMIAVIDRIPEETIARIGPCPAVGRERWVELSLLVGKTANEEKVKAIVSDPSFNELSTDDRFNALFSGLNSAAKPVRKTTPKILENWQPADKTVSAKYSNSAKAFALSMKSRNAGPFGRYIADNLDRLYAEFLEQGNRKED from the coding sequence ATGGCGAGAAAGAACCTACTGGCGGGTCTAGTAGACACAGCGGAAATCCCGCACGCAGACGTTGCGCCCGCCTACCCGATGCGCGGGGCTTCGAAGAGCATGGTGCGCTCGCTCGACGAGTTGTCGCGCCAGGCCGAGAAATTTCTCGAAGGAGAAACGGTCGTCGAACTCGACCCTGAGACACTCGATGGTTCGTTCGTCTCTGATCGCATGGGCGATAGTTCCGAGCAGTTCGAGGAATTGAAGCAGGCGATTGCCGAGCGCGGGCAGGATACGCCCATCCTTGTGCGCCCCCACCCGTCGGCAGCCGATCGTTACCAGATCGTCTTTGGACACCGCCGAGCCCGCGTTGCCCGCGAGCTCGGCCGCAAGGTTAAGGCGGTCGTCAAGGCGCTGGATGACCGTACGCACGTTATCGCCCAGGGACAGGAAAACTCGGCGCGCGCCAACCTCTCCTTCATTGAACGGGCGAACTTCGCCTCGCACCTCGAGAAGCTTGGCTATGACCGGACAATCATAGGATCGGCGCTTGCTGCCAATGCGGCCGCTATCTCGAAAATGATCGCCGTAATAGATCGTATTCCTGAAGAGACAATCGCAAGGATCGGGCCCTGCCCGGCGGTCGGCCGAGAACGCTGGGTCGAGTTGTCATTGCTTGTGGGTAAAACCGCCAACGAAGAGAAGGTGAAGGCAATCGTCTCTGATCCTTCCTTCAATGAACTGAGCACTGACGATCGCTTCAATGCCCTGTTTTCTGGTCTGAACAGCGCGGCGAAGCCTGTCCGGAAGACGACTCCAAAGATCCTGGAGAACTGGCAACCGGCGGACAAGACCGTCTCCGCTAAGTATTCGAACTCCGCCAAGGCGTTTGCCTTGTCTATGAAATCAAGGAATGCCGGCCCCTTTGGGCGGTATATTGCAGACAACCTGGACCGGCTCTATGCCGAGTTCCTGGAGCAGGGTAACCGGAAGGAAGACTGA
- the repC gene encoding plasmid replication protein RepC, with the protein MQDGSVTTPFGRRSMTLGMLASQYMSRELEPETSADKWKLFRALCEAKPKLGISERALSVMNALLSFYPETTLSEENGLIVFPSNMQLSLRAHGMAEATLRRHIAALVDAGLLARRDSPNGKRYARKDGDGSIDEAYGFSLAPLLSRAREIEQIAADVKIERLQLRRLRERLTICRRDIGKLIEVAIEEGVDGNWDGIHQHYRSLVATIPRVATAATVAPILEEMEMLREEISNLLEIRLKIENLSGNPDQIERHKQNSHPESTNELEPRSLEEQGERPSPAIEPQREPMKVFPLGMVLRACPSISDYGPGGVVASPRDLMQAAVVVRSMLCVSPSAYQDACEVMGPENASAVMACILERSGHIKSPGGYLRDLTSRAKRGEFSPGPVLMALLRARGGSDRLAS; encoded by the coding sequence ATGCAAGATGGAAGTGTGACGACGCCCTTCGGGCGGCGGTCGATGACGCTTGGCATGTTGGCAAGCCAATATATGTCGCGTGAACTCGAACCTGAAACATCGGCTGACAAGTGGAAGCTGTTTCGAGCGCTCTGCGAAGCTAAGCCGAAGCTCGGCATCAGCGAACGTGCGCTCTCTGTTATGAACGCACTTTTGAGCTTTTATCCCGAGACGACCTTGTCTGAGGAAAACGGCCTCATCGTGTTTCCCTCTAACATGCAGTTGTCGCTTCGTGCGCATGGCATGGCTGAAGCGACGTTGCGTCGCCACATCGCAGCGCTCGTCGACGCCGGCCTTCTGGCACGCCGGGATAGCCCAAATGGCAAGCGCTACGCCCGCAAGGACGGAGACGGTTCGATCGATGAGGCCTATGGGTTTTCGTTGGCTCCGTTGCTGTCACGCGCACGCGAGATCGAGCAAATAGCTGCCGATGTCAAAATTGAGCGACTGCAGTTGCGTAGACTTCGCGAGCGCCTGACGATCTGCCGGCGCGATATCGGTAAGCTGATTGAAGTCGCCATTGAGGAGGGAGTGGACGGTAATTGGGACGGAATTCACCAGCACTACCGCAGCCTAGTAGCGACCATTCCTCGAGTGGCAACGGCCGCGACCGTGGCCCCCATCCTCGAAGAGATGGAGATGTTGCGCGAGGAAATCTCCAACCTTCTGGAAATCAGGTTAAAAATCGAAAATTTGAGCGGCAATCCTGATCAAATTGAGCGGCACAAACAGAATTCACATCCCGAATCCACTAATGAACTTGAACCTCGCTCTCTAGAAGAGCAGGGCGAAAGGCCGAGCCCAGCCATCGAACCGCAACGGGAGCCGATGAAGGTGTTTCCGTTGGGGATGGTGTTGCGGGCTTGCCCAAGCATCTCAGATTATGGCCCCGGAGGCGTAGTTGCGAGCCCGCGTGACCTGATGCAGGCCGCAGTGGTCGTCCGCTCGATGCTCTGCGTCAGTCCGTCGGCCTACCAGGATGCCTGTGAGGTTATGGGGCCCGAGAACGCATCCGCTGTCATGGCCTGCATTCTGGAGCGGTCAGGGCACATCAAATCGCCCGGCGGATATCTCCGCGACCTAACGTCTCGGGCAAAGCGGGGCGAGTTTTCGCCGGGGCCAGTGTTGATGGCACTGCTGAGGGCGCGCGGCGGAAGTGATCGATTGGCCTCCTGA
- a CDS encoding OST-HTH/LOTUS domain-containing protein encodes MSLCGKWRSHLAPDFDPCTLGFRKLSDLICTTNQFDVWQAEDAPVSITAETKRQKVASMATKIACLGWAVASTFGLLYPERRSVYLCARIRSEPRPPCGGTANDRRKA; translated from the coding sequence ATGAGCCTCTGCGGCAAATGGAGGTCTCACCTGGCGCCGGACTTCGACCCGTGCACGCTTGGGTTCCGAAAACTCAGTGATCTTATCTGCACGACAAATCAGTTCGACGTGTGGCAAGCCGAGGATGCTCCCGTCAGCATCACGGCTGAAACAAAGAGGCAAAAAGTAGCGTCTATGGCGACGAAGATCGCTTGCTTGGGCTGGGCAGTTGCGTCAACGTTCGGGCTGCTTTACCCGGAGCGGAGAAGCGTCTATCTGTGCGCGCGTATACGAAGCGAGCCTCGCCCGCCCTGTGGCGGTACGGCAAATGATCGAAGGAAGGCATGA
- a CDS encoding cold-shock protein yields MATGTVKWFNATKGFGFIQPDDGSADVFVHISAVERAGLRELKDGQKISYELVKDRKSGKMSADNLQA; encoded by the coding sequence ATGGCGACCGGAACGGTAAAATGGTTCAACGCGACGAAGGGCTTTGGTTTTATTCAGCCGGACGACGGGAGCGCCGATGTCTTCGTCCACATTTCAGCGGTGGAGCGGGCTGGCCTGCGGGAGCTGAAGGATGGGCAGAAGATCAGTTACGAGCTGGTAAAGGATCGTAAGTCCGGCAAGATGTCGGCTGACAATTTGCAGGCCTAG
- a CDS encoding recombinase family protein yields the protein MATAANLNSPSLQQRLIGYARVSTEDQLNDAQVDELRAAGCHRIHQEHGSGASRARPVLAKLLKDLATGDVLVVVRLDRLARSVSHLLDVIEDLEKRGVHFRSLRDPIDTSTPQGMFSLQVLGAVAQLERALIAERTKSGMQAAKARGRLAGNPGLRERRPEAIRAVSAARERAYLDELIVSAQTWLPTVRRLRPRHSWDNVVRILNRGGHDWTVERLRRAVHRLVREKLAEPELLARSPRRPPEDHLMRLVAGIAIADPDLSLRDIAAQLDQMQERPPRGGRKWQPSSVRALLDEASRIGLVRS from the coding sequence ATGGCAACGGCTGCAAACCTCAATTCTCCTTCCCTGCAGCAAAGGCTGATCGGATACGCCCGTGTTTCGACCGAGGATCAGCTCAACGACGCTCAGGTCGACGAATTGCGGGCGGCCGGTTGCCACCGCATCCACCAAGAGCACGGATCCGGCGCATCACGCGCGCGGCCGGTGCTTGCGAAGCTTCTTAAAGACCTTGCCACGGGCGATGTCCTCGTCGTCGTTCGCCTCGACCGTCTGGCCCGATCGGTCAGCCACCTGCTCGACGTCATCGAAGACCTCGAGAAGCGCGGCGTGCATTTCCGCTCGCTGCGTGATCCGATCGATACCTCGACGCCGCAGGGAATGTTTTCCTTGCAGGTGCTCGGCGCCGTCGCCCAGCTCGAGCGTGCGCTGATCGCGGAGCGGACCAAGTCCGGTATGCAGGCCGCCAAGGCGCGCGGCCGGCTTGCCGGCAATCCCGGGCTTCGAGAACGCCGGCCGGAAGCCATCCGCGCGGTCTCAGCGGCGCGCGAGCGGGCCTACCTCGATGAACTGATTGTGTCAGCGCAGACCTGGCTGCCGACAGTCCGGCGGCTGCGCCCGCGACACAGTTGGGACAATGTCGTGCGGATCCTCAATCGCGGGGGGCACGACTGGACCGTCGAACGGTTGCGGCGGGCGGTCCACCGGCTGGTGCGCGAAAAGCTCGCGGAACCGGAACTGCTTGCCCGATCGCCGCGCCGGCCGCCCGAGGATCATCTGATGCGGCTGGTTGCCGGGATCGCCATCGCCGATCCCGATCTGTCGCTGCGCGACATTGCCGCCCAGTTGGACCAGATGCAGGAGCGACCGCCACGTGGCGGCCGCAAATGGCAACCGTCTTCCGTCCGAGCACTACTGGACGAGGCGAGCCGCATCGGGCTGGTTCGCTCTTGA
- a CDS encoding ExeA family protein, with protein MMLADVQSSYGLDRPFQGAGNFETEHQRTIIREVCAAVQTGRLVVVSGLVGSGKTHLLRRIEAELTKAGKVALAKSLAVDKRRTSLPSLIEALFYDLSPGDRAQVKIPKQAERRERDLRDIMKKGKRPVVLVVDEAHDLHHKTLTGLKRLMEVVADAGVLLSVLLVGHPRLRNDLRRPQMEEIGYRTTIFDYEGIGSARRDYVAWLLGACAAEGVKVGELLEEDAIDLIAERLRTPLQIEMHLTLAFEQGFRLGAKPVTAEIVEQILSRAIDDLEPTLTRNGYDAAALVTHLNARPSDIRAFLAGN; from the coding sequence ATGATGCTCGCTGACGTTCAATCCAGTTACGGCCTCGACCGACCTTTCCAGGGGGCCGGCAACTTCGAGACCGAGCATCAGCGTACCATCATTCGCGAGGTTTGCGCAGCCGTCCAGACCGGCAGGCTTGTCGTAGTCTCCGGCCTGGTCGGTTCGGGAAAAACGCACCTTCTGCGGCGTATCGAGGCCGAACTCACCAAAGCCGGCAAGGTCGCGCTCGCCAAGTCGTTGGCGGTCGACAAGCGACGCACTTCGCTGCCATCGCTCATTGAAGCCTTGTTCTACGATTTGTCGCCCGGCGATCGCGCGCAGGTGAAGATCCCCAAGCAGGCCGAGCGGCGGGAGCGCGACCTGCGCGACATCATGAAAAAGGGCAAACGGCCAGTCGTCCTCGTGGTCGATGAGGCCCATGACTTGCACCACAAGACCCTAACCGGCCTGAAGCGCCTGATGGAGGTGGTTGCCGACGCCGGCGTGCTCCTCTCCGTGCTGCTTGTCGGCCATCCTCGACTTCGCAATGATCTGCGTCGTCCGCAAATGGAGGAGATCGGCTATCGAACCACCATTTTCGACTACGAGGGGATCGGTTCCGCGCGCCGCGACTATGTCGCATGGCTGCTCGGCGCCTGTGCAGCCGAAGGCGTGAAGGTTGGCGAACTCCTCGAGGAAGACGCCATCGACCTCATCGCCGAACGGCTACGCACGCCGCTTCAGATCGAGATGCATCTAACCCTTGCCTTCGAACAGGGCTTTCGCCTCGGCGCCAAGCCGGTCACCGCCGAGATCGTCGAGCAGATCCTGTCTCGCGCCATCGACGATCTCGAACCGACGTTGACCCGAAATGGCTACGATGCGGCGGCATTGGTCACCCACCTGAACGCTCGGCCGTCAGATATCCGCGCCTTCCTCGCTGGCAATTAA
- a CDS encoding IS481 family transposase, which produces MAERRKRPPGEALVDIRRRLSLLSPRDPGRTEIVARAADAYGFSIWTIYRALRELNRPKSVRRADHGTSRIAPQPEMETYAEIIAALKIRTANRKGRHISTARAIKLLEDDGVETPDGLVRAPPGLLKRATVDRLLHVCGLDYRRVTRPVAAVRFQARRSNELWHFDMSPSDLKQVEAPLWVEEGRGRPILMLFSVVDDRSGASYQEYRCVYGEDAESALRFLYNAFATKPEPELPLQGIPTTIHMDNGPVSRSRVFQSVMGSLGVRVLTHMPPSDSERRTPARAKGKVERPFRTIKEVHETLYHFHKPKDEEEANLWFRRALITYNNGEHRTESHARIEDWLRHLSPDGVRAMCSWERFCAFAREPERRTVAGDATVSVEGASYEVEPELAGETVTLLWGLFDQELFVEYEGKRFGPFQPSRGAVPLFRYRKYQKSKIEERLDKVVRLADKLGLPRAAVTGGDRPLPSLPPTAAGLSVRRTPFPEPAIETAYGSGLAARGAIADQLGRPIGAMNPSDRAFIDELLGETLDKKAIAARIRERFQARRKEE; this is translated from the coding sequence ATGGCTGAGCGGAGGAAGCGGCCGCCCGGCGAGGCTCTTGTCGATATTCGACGCCGGTTGTCGCTGCTTTCCCCCAGAGATCCAGGCCGCACCGAGATTGTCGCACGCGCTGCCGATGCCTACGGCTTTTCGATCTGGACCATCTATCGGGCGCTGCGCGAATTGAACCGCCCGAAATCCGTACGACGCGCCGATCATGGAACCTCCCGGATCGCCCCGCAGCCGGAGATGGAAACCTATGCCGAGATCATCGCCGCCCTAAAGATCAGGACGGCGAACCGGAAGGGGCGGCACATCTCCACGGCGCGCGCCATAAAGCTGCTTGAGGACGACGGGGTGGAGACGCCCGATGGCCTGGTGCGTGCGCCGCCCGGGCTGCTGAAACGCGCAACGGTCGATCGGCTGCTGCACGTTTGCGGCCTCGACTATAGGCGCGTCACCCGCCCGGTGGCCGCCGTCCGCTTCCAGGCGCGGCGCTCCAACGAACTGTGGCACTTCGACATGAGCCCGTCCGATCTGAAGCAGGTGGAAGCACCGCTTTGGGTCGAGGAAGGGCGCGGCCGGCCAATCCTGATGCTGTTCTCGGTTGTCGATGATCGCTCTGGCGCGAGCTATCAGGAATACCGCTGCGTCTACGGCGAAGACGCGGAGTCTGCCTTGCGGTTCCTCTACAATGCCTTCGCCACCAAGCCCGAACCGGAACTGCCGCTTCAGGGGATCCCAACGACGATCCATATGGATAACGGGCCGGTGAGCCGCTCGCGCGTCTTCCAATCCGTCATGGGCAGTCTCGGTGTCAGGGTTCTCACGCATATGCCCCCGTCGGACAGCGAGCGACGTACGCCAGCGCGTGCCAAAGGCAAGGTCGAACGGCCGTTTCGTACGATCAAGGAAGTGCACGAGACCCTTTATCACTTCCACAAACCGAAGGACGAAGAGGAAGCCAACCTTTGGTTCAGGCGCGCGTTAATCACCTACAACAACGGCGAACACCGCACCGAATCGCATGCACGCATTGAGGATTGGCTGCGGCATCTTTCCCCTGATGGCGTGCGGGCGATGTGCTCCTGGGAACGGTTCTGCGCCTTTGCGCGCGAACCGGAGCGACGGACCGTTGCTGGAGACGCGACCGTATCGGTCGAGGGCGCATCCTATGAGGTCGAGCCCGAACTTGCCGGCGAAACAGTGACTTTGCTCTGGGGCCTGTTCGATCAGGAATTGTTCGTCGAGTATGAGGGCAAACGCTTCGGCCCATTCCAGCCTTCGCGCGGGGCGGTTCCCCTGTTTCGCTATCGCAAATACCAGAAGAGCAAGATCGAAGAGCGGCTCGACAAGGTTGTCCGGCTCGCCGACAAACTGGGGCTCCCCCGCGCCGCGGTCACCGGCGGGGATCGCCCATTGCCCTCGCTGCCCCCGACCGCCGCTGGGCTGAGCGTACGGCGCACACCGTTTCCGGAACCCGCAATAGAGACCGCCTATGGAAGTGGCCTTGCAGCTCGTGGGGCGATTGCCGACCAGCTCGGCCGGCCGATTGGCGCGATGAATCCCAGCGATCGCGCCTTCATCGATGAACTGCTCGGAGAAACACTCGACAAAAAGGCGATCGCAGCCCGTATCCGCGAACGCTTCCAGGCGCGACGAAAGGAAGAATGA
- a CDS encoding recombinase family protein, whose amino-acid sequence MRVGYARVSTIDQNPELQLEALRRAGCEKVFTERGSGAADDRPELGRILSDVLRTGDTLVVWKLDRLARSLKKLIATAEELERAKIGLVSLTESIDTTTPGGMLTFHVFGAIAQFERALIRERTTAGLVEARQRGRKGGRPPAMRPSDIAAARALMKEGSIPVRNIAQRMGVSVATLYRHIGKKGGVTKIVESEEAHG is encoded by the coding sequence ATGCGGGTCGGGTACGCCAGGGTCAGCACGATCGATCAAAATCCGGAGCTTCAACTTGAGGCCCTGAGACGCGCCGGTTGCGAGAAGGTGTTTACCGAGCGTGGATCCGGCGCTGCGGATGACCGCCCGGAACTGGGCAGAATTCTCTCCGACGTGCTTCGCACGGGTGACACGCTCGTTGTCTGGAAACTCGATCGGTTGGCGCGATCGTTGAAGAAGCTCATTGCGACCGCGGAAGAGCTGGAGCGCGCGAAGATCGGGCTCGTGTCGTTGACCGAGAGCATCGATACGACGACGCCGGGCGGCATGCTGACATTCCATGTCTTCGGTGCGATCGCCCAATTTGAACGCGCTCTGATCCGTGAACGCACGACGGCTGGACTGGTCGAGGCGCGGCAACGTGGCCGTAAGGGTGGCCGCCCGCCCGCGATGCGCCCGAGTGATATTGCCGCCGCGCGCGCCCTGATGAAGGAAGGAAGCATACCTGTCCGCAATATTGCTCAGCGCATGGGAGTTTCGGTGGCAACCCTCTATCGCCATATCGGCAAGAAGGGTGGCGTCACCAAAATAGTGGAATCCGAGGAAGCCCATGGCTGA
- a CDS encoding plasmid pRiA4b ORF-3 family protein has translation MTVDRIARLHIQLDDIEPLIWRRVEVPLTMSLKGLHDVIQAVMLFEDYHLFEFEAGGRCYDVPDPEDLYERKTFAARNVRIAALIERGIATFSYTYDFGDNWRHTITVEAVEDGNPSIEYPRFIDGERRAPPEDVGSTSGFEEFLNVMAKPRHAQHREFVRWYGGRFDPEDLSVDIIQDRVAKIARRRTLGKAGFAKSQNQQH, from the coding sequence ATGACCGTCGATCGCATCGCCAGGCTACATATCCAACTCGACGATATCGAGCCTTTGATCTGGCGCAGGGTCGAGGTTCCACTCACGATGAGCTTGAAGGGGCTCCACGATGTCATTCAGGCCGTGATGCTGTTCGAGGATTATCATCTGTTCGAGTTCGAGGCTGGTGGGCGATGTTACGATGTGCCGGATCCAGAAGACCTCTACGAACGCAAAACCTTTGCTGCTCGCAACGTCCGCATAGCGGCACTCATCGAGCGTGGGATCGCGACCTTTAGCTACACCTATGACTTTGGTGATAACTGGCGGCACACTATCACGGTCGAGGCAGTGGAGGATGGAAACCCCAGCATCGAATATCCGCGCTTCATCGATGGTGAGCGCAGAGCGCCGCCGGAAGATGTTGGCAGCACCTCGGGGTTCGAGGAATTCCTGAACGTCATGGCGAAGCCACGGCATGCGCAGCATCGAGAGTTCGTGCGTTGGTATGGTGGCCGCTTCGACCCAGAAGATTTAAGCGTTGATATCATTCAAGACCGTGTCGCTAAAATTGCCCGCCGTCGGACACTTGGAAAAGCTGGATTTGCGAAGAGCCAAAACCAGCAGCACTGA
- the tnpC gene encoding IS66 family transposase: MTDAADQLPDDLASAHAMILAERAARREAEAVAARAQAVNSHSDALIARLRLEIEKLKRDIHGSRSERKARLLEQMELQLEELEADASQDELAAELAARSSTVRAFERKRPSRKPFPEHLPRERVVIAPPTSCPCCGSAKLAKLGEDIAETLEVIPRQWKVIQTVREKFSCRECEKIAQPPAPFHVTPRGFAGPNLLAMILFEKFGQHQPLNRQSERYAREGVDLSLSTLADQVGACAAVLKPLHGLIEAHVLTAERLHGDDTTVPILAKGKTDTGRIWTYVRDDRPFSGTSPPAALYYASRDRRQEHPERHLKTFTGILQADAYGGYNPLFKMDRDSGPLTQALCWSHSRRKFFVLADIATNAKRGKNATPISPVALEAVKRIDALFDIERDINRLAASERLARRQRDSRRLVEELEAWMRAERTKLSRSSPVAEPIDYMLKRWEGFTSFLGDGRICLTNNAAERALRGFALGRKSWLFAGSDRGADRAAFMATMIMTAKLNDVDPQAWLADVLARIADTPTTKLAELLPWNWTGPRPMMALAS; this comes from the coding sequence ATGACCGATGCGGCCGATCAGCTTCCCGACGACCTTGCCAGCGCGCATGCGATGATCCTCGCCGAGCGCGCGGCACGCCGTGAAGCCGAGGCCGTTGCTGCCCGAGCCCAGGCAGTGAACTCGCATTCGGATGCGCTGATTGCCAGGTTGAGGCTGGAGATCGAGAAGCTCAAGCGCGACATTCATGGCAGCCGCTCGGAGCGCAAGGCGCGGCTTCTTGAGCAGATGGAATTGCAGCTCGAAGAGTTGGAGGCGGACGCCAGCCAGGACGAATTGGCCGCTGAACTGGCGGCACGATCCTCGACGGTTCGGGCCTTCGAGCGCAAGCGTCCATCGCGCAAGCCGTTTCCGGAGCACCTGCCGCGCGAACGCGTCGTCATTGCTCCGCCAACAAGCTGCCCATGCTGCGGCTCGGCCAAGCTGGCGAAACTGGGCGAGGACATTGCCGAGACGCTGGAAGTGATCCCGCGCCAGTGGAAGGTCATCCAGACGGTGCGCGAGAAGTTCTCCTGCCGCGAATGCGAGAAGATCGCCCAGCCACCGGCCCCTTTCCATGTGACGCCGCGCGGTTTTGCAGGGCCAAACCTGCTGGCGATGATCCTGTTTGAGAAGTTCGGCCAGCATCAACCGCTGAACCGGCAAAGTGAACGCTATGCCCGCGAGGGTGTCGACCTCAGCCTCTCGACGCTTGCCGACCAGGTGGGGGCTTGCGCCGCGGTCTTGAAGCCCTTGCACGGATTGATCGAGGCGCATGTGCTGACCGCCGAGCGTCTACATGGCGATGACACGACCGTGCCGATCCTGGCGAAGGGCAAGACCGATACCGGGCGGATTTGGACCTATGTCAGGGACGATCGGCCGTTCAGCGGAACGTCGCCGCCAGCCGCCCTCTACTATGCCTCCCGCGATCGGCGGCAGGAACATCCCGAGCGCCATCTAAAGACCTTCACCGGCATTCTGCAGGCCGACGCCTATGGCGGCTACAACCCGCTCTTCAAAATGGACCGCGATTCTGGTCCGCTGACCCAGGCATTGTGCTGGTCGCATTCGCGTCGCAAGTTCTTCGTGCTTGCCGACATCGCCACCAACGCCAAACGGGGAAAGAACGCCACGCCGATCTCGCCGGTGGCGCTCGAGGCCGTGAAACGGATCGATGCCCTGTTCGATATCGAGCGTGACATCAATCGTCTCGCTGCAAGTGAAAGACTGGCGCGACGCCAGCGGGACAGCCGTCGTCTTGTCGAAGAGCTTGAGGCCTGGATGCGGGCCGAGCGGACAAAGCTGTCGCGCAGCTCTCCGGTCGCCGAGCCGATCGACTACATGCTAAAGCGCTGGGAGGGCTTTACGTCCTTCCTGGGCGACGGTCGGATTTGCCTGACCAACAATGCCGCCGAACGCGCTCTGCGCGGCTTCGCTCTCGGCAGGAAGTCGTGGCTGTTTGCGGGTTCTGATCGTGGTGCTGATCGCGCCGCCTTCATGGCGACGATGATCATGACGGCCAAGCTCAACGACGTCGATCCGCAGGCTTGGCTTGCCGACGTTCTCGCGCGTATCGCTGACACGCCGACAACAAAGCTTGCAGAGCTGCTGCCGTGGAATTGGACAGGTCCGCGGCCTATGATGGCTTTGGCATCATGA